A single region of the Calonectris borealis chromosome 21, bCalBor7.hap1.2, whole genome shotgun sequence genome encodes:
- the POLE3 gene encoding DNA polymerase epsilon subunit 3 isoform X2, with protein sequence MAERPEDLNLPNAVITRIIKEALPDGVNISKEARSAISRAASVFVLYATSCANNFAVKGKRKTLNAGDVLSAMEEMEFQRFVAPLKESLEVYRREQKGKKEARKDKDKKADSEEQDKSREEENDDDDERMEEEEQNDEEEVDN encoded by the exons ATGGCGGAGAGACCGGAGGACCTGAACCTGCCCAACGCCGTCATCACCCGCATCATCAAGGAGGCG cttCCTGATGGAGTAAACATTTCCAAAGAAGCTCGGAGCGCAATATCTCGAGCGGCAAGTGTGTTTGTGCTTTATGCAACATCATG TGCAAATAACTTTGCcgtgaaggggaagaggaaaacgCTGAATGCTGGCGATGTTCTCTCTGCCATGGAGGAAATGGAGTTTCAGCGATTTGTAGCCCCTTTGAAAGAATCACTGGAAG tttacaGGcgtgaacagaaaggaaagaaagaagcaaggaaagaTAAAGACAAGAAGGCAGACTCAGAGGAGCAAGATAAGAGCCGAGAGGAAGagaatgatgatgatgacgaaAGGATGGAGGAAGAAGAGCAAAATGATGAGGAAGAGGTGGACAACTGA
- the POLE3 gene encoding DNA polymerase epsilon subunit 3 isoform X1 gives MAERPEDLNLPNAVITRIIKEALPDGVNISKEARSAISRAASVFVLYATSCANNFAVKGKRKTLNAGDVLSAMEEMEFQRFVAPLKESLEVYRREQKGKKEARKDKDKKADSEEQDKSREEENDDDDERMEEEEQNDEEEVSGGQQWI, from the exons ATGGCGGAGAGACCGGAGGACCTGAACCTGCCCAACGCCGTCATCACCCGCATCATCAAGGAGGCG cttCCTGATGGAGTAAACATTTCCAAAGAAGCTCGGAGCGCAATATCTCGAGCGGCAAGTGTGTTTGTGCTTTATGCAACATCATG TGCAAATAACTTTGCcgtgaaggggaagaggaaaacgCTGAATGCTGGCGATGTTCTCTCTGCCATGGAGGAAATGGAGTTTCAGCGATTTGTAGCCCCTTTGAAAGAATCACTGGAAG tttacaGGcgtgaacagaaaggaaagaaagaagcaaggaaagaTAAAGACAAGAAGGCAGACTCAGAGGAGCAAGATAAGAGCCGAGAGGAAGagaatgatgatgatgacgaaAGGATGGAGGAAGAAGAGCAAAATGATGAGGAAGAG GTCAGCGGTGGGCAGCAGTGGATCTGA
- the ALAD gene encoding delta-aminolevulinic acid dehydratase isoform X1: MQADSLLHSGYFHPVLRSWQCTATTFDASNLIYPIFVTDSPDAVEPIPSLPGQARYGVNKLEGMLRPLVEDGLKCVLIFGVPSKVHKDERGSAADAEDTPAIQAIKKIRSTFPELLIACDVCLCPYTSHGHCGILREDGTIQNEISCLRLAEVALAYARAGCHIVAPSDMMDGRIAAMKKALISNDLGNKVSVMSYSAKFASCFYGPFRDAALSKPAFGDRRCYQLPPGARGLAMRAVDRDVREGADMLMVKPGMPYLDLVRDVKARVSSFCMPVRAQGVPGGGGRAEVCLWDGRFGYPNRRGCDCGFHVWRWVLEHLWEHWGVWGGLTSLPAAPLSTPPTRWPCTTSRGSSPCCGTGPRPGPSA; this comes from the exons ATGCAGGCAGACTCCCTTCTTCACAGCGGCTACTTCCACCCTGTGCTACGCTCCTGGCAGTGTACAGCAACCACCTTCGATGCCTCCAACCTCATCTACCCCATTTTTGTCAC TGACAGCCCTGATGCAGTGGAGCCGATCCCCAGCCTCCCTGGACAAGCCAG GTACGGAGTCAACAAGCTGGAGGGGATGCTGCGTCCCCTCGTCGAAGATGGTCTGAAGTGTGTGCTTATCTTCGGGGTGCCCAGCAAGGTCCACAAG GATGAGAGAGGCTCTGCTGCTGATGCAGAGGACACACCTGCCATCCAGGCAATCAAGAAGATCCGCTCCACCTTCCCAGAGCTGCTCATAGCCTGTGATGTCTGCTTGTGCCCTTACACCTCCCACGGGCACTGCG GCATCCTGCGTGAAGACGGCACCATCCAGAACGAGATCAGCTGCCTGCGGCTGGCAGAAGTGGCGCTGGCCTATGCCAGAGCAG GCTGCCACATCGTTGCCCCCTCAGATATGATGGATGGGCGCATCGCGGCCATGAAGAAGGCGCTGATCTCCAATGACTTGGGCAACAAG gTCTCGGTGATGAGCTACAGCGCCAAGTTTGCTTCGTGCTTCTACGGCCCCTTCAG GGATGCTGCACTATCCAAACCTGCCTTTGGAGATAGGCGATGCTACCAGCTGCCCCCGGGCGCCAGGGGCCTGGCGATGCGCGCTGTG GACCGGGACGTGCGTGAGGGAGCGGACATGCTGATGGTGAAGCCGGGGATGCCCTACCTGGACCTCGTGAGGGACGTCAAGGCTCGAGTAAGCTCTTTCTGCATGCCAGTGAGGGCACAGGGTGTCCctggaggaggagggcgagcagAGGTGTGCCTTTGGGATGGGCGATTTGGGTATCCAAACCGCAGGGGGTGCGACTGTGGGTTTCACGTGTGGAGGTGGGTGCTGGAGCAcctctgggagcactggggtgtgtggggagggctgacctccctccccgccgctcccctcagCACCCCACCCACCCGCTGGCCGTGTACCACGTCTCGGGGGAGTTCGCCATGCTGTGGCACGGGGCCCAGGCCGGGGCCTTCAGCCTAG
- the ALAD gene encoding delta-aminolevulinic acid dehydratase isoform X2 yields the protein MQADSLLHSGYFHPVLRSWQCTATTFDASNLIYPIFVTDSPDAVEPIPSLPGQARYGVNKLEGMLRPLVEDGLKCVLIFGVPSKVHKDERGSAADAEDTPAIQAIKKIRSTFPELLIACDVCLCPYTSHGHCGILREDGTIQNEISCLRLAEVALAYARAGCHIVAPSDMMDGRIAAMKKALISNDLGNKVSVMSYSAKFASCFYGPFRDAALSKPAFGDRRCYQLPPGARGLAMRAVDRDVREGADMLMVKPGMPYLDLVRDVKARVSSFCMPVRAQGVPGGGGRAEHPTHPLAVYHVSGEFAMLWHGAQAGAFSLEAAVMEAVTAFRRAGADAIITYFAPQLLRWLREAAAAAGRN from the exons ATGCAGGCAGACTCCCTTCTTCACAGCGGCTACTTCCACCCTGTGCTACGCTCCTGGCAGTGTACAGCAACCACCTTCGATGCCTCCAACCTCATCTACCCCATTTTTGTCAC TGACAGCCCTGATGCAGTGGAGCCGATCCCCAGCCTCCCTGGACAAGCCAG GTACGGAGTCAACAAGCTGGAGGGGATGCTGCGTCCCCTCGTCGAAGATGGTCTGAAGTGTGTGCTTATCTTCGGGGTGCCCAGCAAGGTCCACAAG GATGAGAGAGGCTCTGCTGCTGATGCAGAGGACACACCTGCCATCCAGGCAATCAAGAAGATCCGCTCCACCTTCCCAGAGCTGCTCATAGCCTGTGATGTCTGCTTGTGCCCTTACACCTCCCACGGGCACTGCG GCATCCTGCGTGAAGACGGCACCATCCAGAACGAGATCAGCTGCCTGCGGCTGGCAGAAGTGGCGCTGGCCTATGCCAGAGCAG GCTGCCACATCGTTGCCCCCTCAGATATGATGGATGGGCGCATCGCGGCCATGAAGAAGGCGCTGATCTCCAATGACTTGGGCAACAAG gTCTCGGTGATGAGCTACAGCGCCAAGTTTGCTTCGTGCTTCTACGGCCCCTTCAG GGATGCTGCACTATCCAAACCTGCCTTTGGAGATAGGCGATGCTACCAGCTGCCCCCGGGCGCCAGGGGCCTGGCGATGCGCGCTGTG GACCGGGACGTGCGTGAGGGAGCGGACATGCTGATGGTGAAGCCGGGGATGCCCTACCTGGACCTCGTGAGGGACGTCAAGGCTCGAGTAAGCTCTTTCTGCATGCCAGTGAGGGCACAGGGTGTCCctggaggaggagggcgagcagAG CACCCCACCCACCCGCTGGCCGTGTACCACGTCTCGGGGGAGTTCGCCATGCTGTGGCACGGGGCCCAGGCCGGGGCCTTCAGCCTAGAGGCTGCCGTCATGGAGGCGGTCACGGCCTTCAGGCGAGCAG GGGCCGACGCCATCATCACCTACTTCGCGCCGCAGCTGCTGCGGTGGctgagggaggcggcggcggcggcgggacggaaCTGA
- the ALAD gene encoding delta-aminolevulinic acid dehydratase isoform X3 has translation MQADSLLHSGYFHPVLRSWQCTATTFDASNLIYPIFVTDSPDAVEPIPSLPGQARYGVNKLEGMLRPLVEDGLKCVLIFGVPSKVHKDERGSAADAEDTPAIQAIKKIRSTFPELLIACDVCLCPYTSHGHCGILREDGTIQNEISCLRLAEVALAYARAGCHIVAPSDMMDGRIAAMKKALISNDLGNKVSVMSYSAKFASCFYGPFRDAALSKPAFGDRRCYQLPPGARGLAMRAVDRDVREGADMLMVKPGMPYLDLVRDVKARHPTHPLAVYHVSGEFAMLWHGAQAGAFSLEAAVMEAVTAFRRAGADAIITYFAPQLLRWLREAAAAAGRN, from the exons ATGCAGGCAGACTCCCTTCTTCACAGCGGCTACTTCCACCCTGTGCTACGCTCCTGGCAGTGTACAGCAACCACCTTCGATGCCTCCAACCTCATCTACCCCATTTTTGTCAC TGACAGCCCTGATGCAGTGGAGCCGATCCCCAGCCTCCCTGGACAAGCCAG GTACGGAGTCAACAAGCTGGAGGGGATGCTGCGTCCCCTCGTCGAAGATGGTCTGAAGTGTGTGCTTATCTTCGGGGTGCCCAGCAAGGTCCACAAG GATGAGAGAGGCTCTGCTGCTGATGCAGAGGACACACCTGCCATCCAGGCAATCAAGAAGATCCGCTCCACCTTCCCAGAGCTGCTCATAGCCTGTGATGTCTGCTTGTGCCCTTACACCTCCCACGGGCACTGCG GCATCCTGCGTGAAGACGGCACCATCCAGAACGAGATCAGCTGCCTGCGGCTGGCAGAAGTGGCGCTGGCCTATGCCAGAGCAG GCTGCCACATCGTTGCCCCCTCAGATATGATGGATGGGCGCATCGCGGCCATGAAGAAGGCGCTGATCTCCAATGACTTGGGCAACAAG gTCTCGGTGATGAGCTACAGCGCCAAGTTTGCTTCGTGCTTCTACGGCCCCTTCAG GGATGCTGCACTATCCAAACCTGCCTTTGGAGATAGGCGATGCTACCAGCTGCCCCCGGGCGCCAGGGGCCTGGCGATGCGCGCTGTG GACCGGGACGTGCGTGAGGGAGCGGACATGCTGATGGTGAAGCCGGGGATGCCCTACCTGGACCTCGTGAGGGACGTCAAGGCTCGA CACCCCACCCACCCGCTGGCCGTGTACCACGTCTCGGGGGAGTTCGCCATGCTGTGGCACGGGGCCCAGGCCGGGGCCTTCAGCCTAGAGGCTGCCGTCATGGAGGCGGTCACGGCCTTCAGGCGAGCAG GGGCCGACGCCATCATCACCTACTTCGCGCCGCAGCTGCTGCGGTGGctgagggaggcggcggcggcggcgggacggaaCTGA
- the HDHD3 gene encoding haloacid dehalogenase-like hydrolase domain-containing protein 3 yields the protein MLRLRLLTWDVKNTLLRLRQPVGESYAAEARAHGLRVQPAALGQSFREAYGAQSRLFPNYGRGQGLSSQQWWVDVVKQTFRLSGVHEDGVLTLMAEKLYRDFCSAHNWEVLPGAGETLSRCCQRGFRMGVVSNFDNRLEDILSQCSLRHHFEFVITSEDVGFAKPDRRIFEKALRLGGVPPEQAAHVGDDYTRDYKAARAVGMHSFLLRAAGQGKEPEVPPEHLLPTLSHLLALIEKG from the coding sequence ATGCTTAGGCTCCGCTTACTGACGTGGGACGTGAAGAACACGCTGCTGCGGCTGCGGCAGCCGGTGGGGGAGAGTTACGCGGCCGAGGCCCGGGCTCACGGGCTCCGGGTGCAGCCGGCGGCTCTGGGTCAGTCTTTCCGGGAGGCGTACGGAGCCCAGAGCCGGCTCTTCCCCAACTACGGCCGGGGCCAGGGGCTGAGCTCCCAGCAGTGGTGGGTCGACGTTGTGAAGCAGACCTTCAGGCTCTCGGGCGTGCACGAAGACGGAGTCCTAACGCTGATGGCGGAAAAACTGTACCGCGACTTCTGCAGCGCGCACAACTGGGAGGTGCTGCCGGGAGCTGGCGAGACCCTGAGCCGGTGCTGCCAGCGCGGCTTCCGCATGGGGGTGGTCTCCAACTTCGATAACCGGCTGGAAGACATCCTCTCCCAGTGCAGCCTGCGGCACCACTTCGAATTTGTCATCACCTCCGAGGACGTGGGCTTTGCCAAGCCGGACAGGAGGATCTTCGAGAAAGCCCTGCGCCTCGGCGGGGTCCCCCCGGAGCAGGCGGCTCACGTGGGGGACGACTACACCCGGGATTACAAGGCAGCCCGAGCCGTGGGCATGCACAGCTTTCTGCTGCGGGCTGCCGGGCAGGGCAAGGAGCCGGAGGTGCCCCCTGAGCACCTCCTGCCCACACTCAGCCACCTCCTGGCTCTTATTGAGAAGGGGTAA
- the BSPRY gene encoding LOW QUALITY PROTEIN: B box and SPRY domain-containing protein (The sequence of the model RefSeq protein was modified relative to this genomic sequence to represent the inferred CDS: inserted 1 base in 1 codon) has protein sequence MAMTSSSGSGSGHRAGAHRVASLAGSQEIHIDEKTVSPHLSLSEDRETLTFSAKKAKVDLDCPELFDHWPNALATVGFHSGVCAWKISMEKSCAYKLGVCHSSLLRKGSGNEARLGFNAASWVFSHYEEEFGFLHAGHPQAVELIKSPAEIGVLADFAGGXDSCAILFSHRQTFAEPLDPVFAVAHQSTSLVR, from the exons ATGGCCATGACTTCTTCGAGTGGTTCAGGCAGCGGCCACCGAGCCGGCGCTCACCGTGTGGCTTCTCTGGCAGGCTCGCAGGAGATTCACATCGATGAGAAAACGgtcagccctcacctcagcctgTCAGAAGACAGAGAAACCCTGACCTTCAGCGCCAAGAAAGCGAAGGTGGACTTGGACTGCCCCGAGCTATTTGACCACTGGCCCAATGCTTTGGCCACTGTGGGTTTCCACTCGGGAGTCTGCGCATGGAAGATCAGCATGGAGAAGAGCTGCGCCTACAAGCTGGGGGTTTGCCACAGCTCCCTGCTGCGGAAGGGGTCTGGCAACGAAGCCCGCCTGGGCTTCAACGCTGCCTCCTGGGTCTTCTCGCACTACGAGGAGGAGTTCGGGTTCCTGCACGCCGGGCACCCGCAGGCGGTGGAGCTGATCAAGTCTCCGGCCGAGATCGGGGTGCTGGCTGACTTTGCAGGGG GTGATTCCTGCGCCATCCTCTTCTCCCACAGGCAGACCTTCGCGGAGCCGCTCGATCCCGTCTTTGCTGTGGCACACCAGAGCACCTCGCTCGTCCGGTGA